A section of the Alkalihalobacillus sp. LMS39 genome encodes:
- a CDS encoding Hsp70 family protein yields MLIGIDLGTTNSAVSYIDEHGNPVIIPNREGERTTPSVIFFEDDTPIIGSSAKAMSVSDPFNTIQFVKRHMGSKSFNFKTGTGTTYTTEELSALVLKRLKKDAETYLGQTITKAVITVPAYFDDAQRQATLDAGEIAGLQVLRVINEPTAAALAYGLRQGTEEQNILVYDLGGGTFDVTILSISKDVIRVRATGGDRNLGGFDFDNKVINYVQEKFEEEHKIDLYDDEIALQELREKAEVCKKTLTNRKKALINITSQGKSLRVEITKEIFEEMISPLLNRTSLIMNTVLNDANLSWEEIDKVLLVGGSTRVPAVSDIIEKTTGKSPSLDVNPDEIVALGAAIQAMLLDQNSEVSPSDSANVIIDVNSHSLGTLTIDSDTEKFVNSIILPRNTELPASKSEVYYTCEDNQKSIHLQLTEGEDEDPEYVRVIGETLIQLEEHLPAESPLRITISYDENGIIHAYAHDETSKKQLGELKINRTANLSGDSVDEKTKKFLLIDVE; encoded by the coding sequence TTGCTTATTGGAATTGATTTAGGAACAACAAACTCAGCAGTCTCTTATATTGACGAACATGGAAATCCAGTAATTATTCCTAACCGTGAAGGTGAAAGAACAACTCCTTCCGTTATTTTCTTTGAAGATGATACACCAATTATAGGAAGCTCTGCCAAAGCTATGTCGGTGAGTGACCCGTTTAATACGATTCAATTTGTTAAGAGACATATGGGGAGCAAGAGCTTTAATTTTAAAACAGGGACCGGAACAACATATACAACAGAAGAGCTTTCGGCATTAGTTTTAAAAAGGTTAAAGAAAGATGCTGAAACCTATTTAGGACAAACCATAACAAAGGCTGTTATTACTGTACCGGCATATTTCGATGATGCACAAAGACAGGCAACATTAGATGCCGGTGAAATTGCTGGATTACAAGTTTTAAGAGTAATTAATGAGCCGACAGCCGCAGCTTTAGCATATGGTTTACGTCAAGGAACGGAAGAACAAAATATTCTCGTTTATGACCTTGGTGGTGGGACATTTGACGTTACTATATTAAGTATATCCAAGGATGTTATTAGAGTGAGAGCAACAGGTGGGGATCGGAACCTCGGCGGTTTTGACTTTGATAATAAAGTTATTAATTATGTACAAGAGAAGTTTGAAGAGGAGCATAAAATTGACTTATATGACGATGAAATTGCTCTGCAAGAGTTAAGGGAGAAGGCGGAAGTATGTAAAAAAACGCTAACAAACCGCAAGAAAGCGCTAATCAATATTACGTCACAAGGTAAATCGTTACGAGTAGAAATCACGAAAGAGATATTTGAGGAAATGATTTCCCCGCTTCTCAATCGTACCTCACTCATTATGAATACAGTGTTAAATGATGCTAATTTATCTTGGGAGGAGATTGATAAAGTGCTGCTTGTTGGTGGGTCAACTCGTGTTCCGGCAGTCAGTGACATAATCGAAAAAACGACGGGGAAATCTCCTTCGTTAGATGTAAACCCTGATGAAATTGTTGCATTAGGTGCAGCGATTCAAGCGATGCTCTTGGATCAGAATAGTGAGGTTAGTCCAAGCGATTCAGCTAATGTCATTATCGATGTGAATTCTCATAGTTTAGGAACATTAACAATAGATTCTGATACTGAAAAATTTGTAAACTCTATTATTTTACCAAGAAATACTGAGTTGCCAGCAAGTAAAAGTGAAGTTTACTATACATGTGAAGATAATCAAAAAAGCATTCACCTTCAGCTTACAGAAGGTGAAGATGAGGATCCAGAGTATGTTCGAGTGATCGGGGAAACACTAATTCAACTCGAAGAACATCTTCCTGCTGAATCTCCTTTACGGATTACGATCTCTTACGATGAAAATGGGATAATTCATGCTTATGCCCATGACGAAACATCAAAGAAACAGTTAGGTGAGCTAAAGATTAATCGAACTGCTAACTTAAGTGGAGACAGTGTAGACGAAAAGACAAAAAAGTTTTTACTCATTGATGTTGAATAA